Proteins encoded by one window of Deinococcus aerophilus:
- a CDS encoding multicopper oxidase family protein: MQSLFIVICAAVILGTAVADAPATTPRDAEVRAFLARPVGSIPVEQHTGQVREFTLEVQRVHREIAPGVTVEQWAYGFPGQPARVPGPELRVQQGDLVRVTLHNTLDQPHTIHFHGITSVAQRMDGLDEVLPGQSYTYEFVADQAGTFAYHCHFQTNLHLDMGMYGALIVEPRGGTPELWKSEHTLILDEWDSHQDPENTVHRPAANYFLVNGVSAPLIPDLPLPPGDVGLIRMINLGYEVHSMHLHGVSFLVVAKDGHDLPQPYEADTLLIGPGERYDLLVKGRDGRFVFHDHIGPHATNDGAYPGGIHFMVQGGPPLDQHGQPDPQEAQRGAGMHGMNLPPEVGHLPLLTDADHPTVRAAGFHFTPPDLRVKLGTTVAWRNADLVAHGLVMRAPDGTEVSRGLGRGGVTTFTFDQPGTYTYHCGPHPFMTGTVTVEKPAGDAGPEPAPSPHPPGTHEDTTRPATPDPHLRHDRAFPNDPTPGEA; the protein is encoded by the coding sequence GTGCAGAGTCTGTTCATCGTCATCTGCGCCGCCGTGATCCTGGGGACCGCGGTGGCCGACGCGCCCGCCACCACGCCGCGCGACGCGGAGGTCCGGGCATTCCTGGCCCGGCCGGTGGGCAGCATTCCGGTCGAGCAGCACACCGGGCAGGTGCGGGAGTTCACGCTTGAGGTGCAGCGCGTACACCGCGAGATTGCGCCGGGCGTCACGGTCGAGCAGTGGGCCTACGGCTTTCCCGGACAGCCCGCCCGCGTGCCGGGGCCGGAACTGCGCGTACAGCAGGGCGATCTCGTACGGGTCACGCTGCACAACACCCTCGACCAGCCGCACACCATTCACTTTCACGGCATCACCAGCGTCGCGCAGCGCATGGACGGCCTGGATGAGGTGCTGCCCGGGCAGAGCTACACTTATGAATTCGTCGCCGATCAGGCGGGGACCTTCGCGTACCACTGTCACTTTCAGACGAACCTGCACCTCGACATGGGCATGTACGGCGCGCTGATCGTGGAGCCGCGCGGCGGGACCCCGGAGCTCTGGAAGAGTGAGCACACCCTGATCCTCGACGAGTGGGACAGCCATCAGGACCCCGAAAACACCGTGCACCGGCCGGCAGCGAACTACTTTCTGGTCAACGGCGTGAGTGCCCCGCTCATCCCGGACCTGCCGCTTCCCCCCGGTGACGTCGGCCTGATCCGCATGATCAACCTCGGGTACGAGGTACACAGCATGCACCTGCATGGAGTCAGCTTTCTGGTGGTGGCCAAAGACGGGCATGATCTGCCGCAGCCGTATGAGGCAGACACCCTGCTGATCGGGCCGGGGGAACGCTACGACCTGCTGGTGAAGGGCCGTGACGGACGCTTCGTGTTCCACGACCACATCGGACCGCACGCCACGAACGATGGTGCATACCCGGGAGGCATTCACTTCATGGTGCAGGGCGGGCCGCCGCTCGACCAGCACGGCCAGCCCGATCCGCAAGAGGCGCAGCGGGGGGCGGGCATGCACGGCATGAACCTGCCGCCGGAGGTGGGTCACCTGCCCCTCCTGACCGACGCGGACCACCCGACGGTCCGCGCCGCAGGCTTCCACTTCACGCCGCCCGACCTGCGCGTGAAGCTCGGCACCACCGTGGCTTGGCGGAACGCGGACCTCGTGGCGCACGGCTTGGTGATGCGGGCTCCCGACGGCACCGAGGTCTCACGCGGTCTGGGCCGGGGCGGTGTCACCACCTTTACCTTCGACCAACCAGGCACCTACACCTACCACTGCGGGCCGCACCCCTTCATGACCGGCACCGTCACGGTGGAGAAGCCCGCGGGAGACGCCGGACCTGAACCCGCACCGTCCCCGCACCCACCCGGCACCCACGAGGACACCACACGTCCCGCCACGCCTGACCCACATCTCCGGCATGACCGGGCGTTCCCGAACGACCCCACGCCGGGAGAGGCATGA
- a CDS encoding excalibur calcium-binding domain-containing protein, with the protein MHLPVWRWWRWSWCLLLSWALLGHAGAAGFGIETRLLGRPLTAAQQATVRDAAARVSALITSPFVPVRVDIAANDCDRGLPRVQGTLKKLLVFVVVKRLKDDVYATGMPCDLRDGSYLPVYGVIDLNSDGLSDLPREDLLDTMIHELLHVLGVGTLWEADYRVSVSGDTDGRTLVRRVGGALYYTGPRALAAYRTLGGQGPGVPLDPDAGHWSGRAVCAEILSGDAGDFTGRVNPVSVLTLGALEDLGYRVNRAGAGRFSLPKGSSCAAQLKGEASGDRARTPPVVPPGGFASCAAARAAGATLPIRRGQPGYRTQLDGDRDGLACESG; encoded by the coding sequence GTGCATCTTCCTGTATGGCGCTGGTGGCGCTGGTCGTGGTGTCTGTTGCTGTCGTGGGCCCTGCTGGGCCATGCGGGAGCCGCTGGGTTCGGTATCGAGACGCGGCTGCTGGGCCGACCCCTGACGGCCGCGCAGCAGGCCACCGTGCGGGACGCGGCGGCGCGGGTCTCGGCGTTGATCACATCGCCGTTTGTGCCGGTACGGGTCGATATTGCCGCCAACGACTGCGACCGGGGACTGCCCCGGGTGCAGGGCACCCTGAAGAAGCTGCTGGTCTTCGTGGTGGTCAAGCGCCTGAAGGACGATGTGTATGCCACCGGCATGCCATGTGACCTGCGTGACGGCTCCTACCTGCCGGTATACGGCGTGATCGACCTGAATTCCGATGGACTGTCCGACCTGCCGCGCGAGGACCTGCTCGATACCATGATTCATGAGCTGCTGCACGTGCTGGGTGTCGGCACGCTGTGGGAAGCGGACTACCGGGTCTCCGTCAGTGGTGACACGGACGGACGGACCCTGGTGCGGCGCGTGGGCGGGGCCCTGTACTACACCGGGCCGCGTGCGCTGGCCGCCTACCGGACGCTGGGAGGCCAGGGACCGGGCGTGCCCCTGGACCCGGATGCCGGGCACTGGTCAGGTCGGGCGGTCTGCGCCGAGATTCTGTCCGGGGACGCGGGCGACTTCACCGGGCGGGTCAACCCGGTCAGCGTGTTGACGCTGGGGGCGCTGGAGGATCTGGGGTACCGGGTCAACCGGGCCGGAGCCGGCCGGTTCAGCCTGCCGAAGGGCAGCAGCTGCGCCGCTCAGCTCAAGGGGGAGGCCAGTGGGGACCGGGCCAGAACACCGCCCGTGGTGCCGCCGGGAGGGTTCGCGAGTTGTGCGGCGGCGCGGGCGGCAGGCGCCACCTTGCCGATCCGGCGGGGTCAGCCGGGATACCGCACGCAGCTGGATGGAGACCGGGACGGACTGGCCTGCGAATCCGGCTGA
- a CDS encoding protease inhibitor I42 family protein, protein MTHAAPRFPIPAFLRPLLTRRTWTAAVVLALLLAAPATHAQGTASRTIDVAVSGTTTGQELPVREGDILRFTLSGAGGTGYSWQALDVDPAYLVLIDRQTVPAAAASGPVPVVGGAGPTTVYRYFVRTSLRRGGVALSVPVVFVHLPPGRAGRVEVTLIRYALVPR, encoded by the coding sequence ATGACTCACGCCGCCCCCCGGTTTCCGATCCCCGCATTCCTGCGGCCCCTCCTGACCCGCAGGACCTGGACGGCGGCGGTGGTGCTGGCCCTGCTGCTCGCCGCACCGGCCACGCACGCCCAGGGAACCGCGTCCCGGACCATCGACGTGGCCGTCTCTGGGACCACCACTGGCCAGGAATTACCGGTGCGCGAGGGCGATATCCTGCGCTTTACGCTCAGCGGTGCGGGCGGCACCGGCTACAGCTGGCAGGCGCTCGATGTGGACCCGGCCTACCTGGTTCTGATTGACCGGCAAACCGTGCCCGCCGCCGCTGCCAGTGGACCGGTACCTGTGGTGGGCGGCGCCGGCCCGACCACCGTATACCGCTACTTCGTACGCACTTCCCTGCGCCGGGGGGGCGTGGCCCTCAGCGTGCCGGTGGTCTTCGTGCATCTTCCGCCGGGCCGCGCTGGCCGCGTGGAGGTTACCCTGATCCGGTATGCCCTGGTGCCCCGCTAG
- a CDS encoding phage tail protein, with the protein MESDMAEPFLGEIKLVGFSFVPRGWAFCNGQLLPINQNQALFALLGTLYGGDGRTTFALPDLRGRIPLHHGAGPGLPLMKQGERSGTETVSLTTREVPGHTHLVNASTQAATRTTPDGTFLATAGSDEIYLADNPTDALSPSSVANAGEGLPHDNRMPFLALNYIIAVFGIYPSRN; encoded by the coding sequence ATGGAGTCTGACATGGCTGAACCTTTCCTCGGCGAAATAAAACTGGTGGGCTTCTCCTTCGTGCCGCGTGGCTGGGCGTTCTGCAACGGCCAGCTGCTGCCCATCAATCAGAATCAGGCGCTGTTTGCCCTGCTGGGAACCCTCTATGGCGGCGATGGACGAACCACCTTCGCGCTGCCGGATCTGCGCGGGCGCATTCCACTTCATCACGGTGCGGGGCCGGGCCTGCCCCTGATGAAGCAGGGCGAGCGTTCCGGCACGGAAACCGTCTCCCTGACCACACGGGAGGTGCCGGGTCATACGCATCTGGTGAACGCCAGCACACAGGCGGCCACGCGGACCACGCCAGACGGCACCTTCCTGGCGACGGCCGGCAGCGATGAAATCTACCTCGCTGACAACCCGACAGACGCGCTCAGCCCGTCCTCGGTGGCGAACGCTGGTGAGGGGCTCCCCCACGACAACCGCATGCCGTTCCTGGCCCTGAATTACATCATTGCGGTGTTCGGCATCTATCCCTCTCGGAACTGA
- a CDS encoding hemolysin family protein, whose amino-acid sequence MLSYLLPILIIAVLVVLNGLFVAAEFALVASRRSRLKTLAEGGNPAARWLYDLTGHVTGKDRYIAVAQLGITLASIGLGMYGEPAIAAWLYGPFEALGLPYAAAHTVGFVVALSLITFLHVVFGEMIPKALALQTPETVSVRVHPLMRVFGLLFRPMIALLTALALGLMRLLRIREPGEGALLYTSKELSIVTEESAEGGQLAERQRALIQNIFALEDHDAGKLMTPRRDLETLSLTATPQEVLDRLAGSPRSRYPVYDGDLDAVVGVLHIKDFIRARTLGHPLHLGTLMRPLPSVPASAPAEDLLGLFKRGRSHAALVVDDSGDTLGFVTLDDLIDEVMRPGSGPREG is encoded by the coding sequence ATGCTGAGTTATCTGTTGCCCATCCTGATCATCGCCGTGCTGGTGGTGCTGAACGGGCTGTTCGTGGCCGCCGAGTTCGCGCTGGTGGCCTCGCGCCGCAGCCGCCTGAAAACGCTGGCCGAGGGGGGGAACCCGGCGGCCCGCTGGCTGTACGACCTGACCGGACACGTGACCGGCAAGGACCGCTATATCGCCGTGGCACAGCTGGGCATCACGCTGGCCTCCATCGGGCTGGGGATGTACGGCGAACCCGCGATCGCGGCGTGGCTCTACGGTCCCTTCGAGGCGCTGGGCCTGCCCTACGCGGCGGCCCACACGGTGGGGTTCGTGGTGGCCCTGAGCCTGATCACCTTTCTGCACGTGGTGTTCGGCGAGATGATTCCCAAGGCGCTGGCGCTGCAAACTCCGGAAACGGTCAGCGTGCGGGTGCATCCGCTGATGCGGGTCTTCGGTCTGCTGTTCCGGCCGATGATCGCCCTGCTGACCGCGCTGGCGCTGGGACTCATGCGCCTGCTGCGCATCCGCGAACCCGGTGAGGGCGCGCTGCTGTACACCAGCAAGGAACTGAGCATCGTCACCGAGGAAAGTGCCGAGGGCGGGCAGCTCGCAGAACGGCAGCGCGCCCTGATCCAGAATATCTTTGCCCTGGAAGACCACGACGCCGGAAAACTGATGACCCCGCGCCGTGATCTGGAGACGCTGTCTCTGACGGCCACACCGCAGGAGGTGCTGGACCGCCTGGCGGGTTCGCCACGCAGCCGCTACCCGGTGTATGACGGCGACCTTGACGCCGTGGTGGGCGTGCTGCACATCAAGGACTTTATCCGCGCCCGCACCCTGGGCCACCCGCTGCACCTGGGCACCCTGATGCGCCCCCTTCCCAGCGTGCCGGCCAGCGCTCCCGCCGAGGACCTGCTGGGTCTGTTCAAACGCGGGCGCAGCCACGCTGCTCTGGTGGTGGACGACTCGGGCGACACGCTGGGATTCGTGACCCTGGACGACCTGATTGATGAGGTGATGCGTCCGGGTTCAGGTCCCCGGGAAGGCTAA